One genomic region from Thermoleptolyngbya sichuanensis A183 encodes:
- a CDS encoding ABC transporter permease has protein sequence MGLIQPFVLLGPPGLWLLLLLVVPTLMILELSLIPGFRPGSQPAPYGLGNYAKIFELIDGQAIYLWVIGRSVFFAIASTLLCLLLGFPVAYWIAVMAPARWRNLLLVSFVLPLWTSSLLRSYAWITILRPTGVLNLLLSTLRLPTLDILNTQTAVMIGLAYNFLPYMVLILYASLERLDKRLLEAAADLGATPQQGFWKVTVPQTLPGIAAACLLVFITSLGDFVVPELLGGASSMTMARLIYNQFLGATRNWGFGSALSMVLIGAMGLGIVLLLKYGDRKLENY, from the coding sequence ATGGGTTTGATTCAGCCCTTTGTCTTGCTGGGGCCGCCAGGGCTTTGGCTGCTGTTGCTGCTGGTCGTGCCGACGCTGATGATCCTGGAGCTGAGCCTGATTCCAGGATTCCGTCCTGGCAGCCAGCCCGCACCCTACGGTCTGGGCAACTATGCCAAAATCTTTGAGCTAATTGACGGTCAGGCGATTTATCTGTGGGTGATTGGGCGATCAGTGTTTTTTGCGATCGCCAGTACGCTCCTTTGCCTCTTGCTGGGGTTTCCCGTCGCCTACTGGATTGCGGTGATGGCTCCTGCCCGCTGGCGCAACCTGCTGTTGGTCAGCTTTGTGCTGCCCCTGTGGACATCCTCTCTGCTGCGCTCCTACGCCTGGATCACCATTCTGCGGCCGACGGGCGTGCTGAACTTGCTGCTGAGTACCCTCCGCTTGCCAACGCTGGATATTCTGAACACCCAGACTGCCGTGATGATCGGGTTGGCCTATAACTTTTTGCCCTATATGGTGCTGATCCTCTACGCTTCGCTGGAGCGGCTTGATAAGCGGCTGCTAGAGGCGGCGGCTGATCTGGGGGCAACTCCCCAGCAGGGCTTTTGGAAAGTCACCGTGCCCCAGACGCTCCCTGGCATCGCTGCCGCCTGCCTGCTGGTATTTATTACCAGCCTGGGGGATTTTGTGGTGCCTGAACTGCTGGGCGGAGCATCCAGTATGACTATGGCCCGCCTCATTTACAACCAGTTCCTTGGCGCGACTCGCAACTGGGGCTTTGGCTCTGCCCTCAGCATGGTGCTGATTGGCGCGATGGGGCTGGGCATTGTGCTGCTGCTGAAGTATGGCGATCGCAAGCTAGAGAATTATTAA